In Anser cygnoides isolate HZ-2024a breed goose chromosome Z, Taihu_goose_T2T_genome, whole genome shotgun sequence, a genomic segment contains:
- the DAB2 gene encoding disabled homolog 2 isoform X1: protein MSTEAETTTTINSQPEQQAPPKAQPSKKEKKKGPEKTDESLLARFKGDGVRYKAKLIGIDDVPEARGDKMSQDSMMKLKGMAVAARSQGQHKQRIWVNISLSGIKIIDEKTGVIEHEHPVNKISFIARDVTDNRAFGYICGGEGQHQFFAIKTAQQAEPLVVDLKDLFQLIYNIKKREEEDKKKSEEANKTENGSEALSADQADKLKLGVDQMDLFGDMSTPPDVSSPTEAKEILLVDLNSEIETKQTFTKEDLFLNGITTSLPQPKPQPPFLPENSFSTSLSFFPTPNPDPFSDDPFAQTDQSAQPSFDSLKSADQKKENLSTLTSVGNGASNGDIDYFGKQFDQISNRTGKREALTSQWPFESKPPAARTPNGVPDREQNGFLKAPSNFFVEGPSKGVTLQNGVKLDSESNIQLMSHESITISPPPQSTKPGRGRRSVKTTSNDLFSSALFAPTTENLGLTSVAQTGPVQTNPLDLFKTSPTTASPLAGLGGLPVSSSPWSTQTSAFNQAASVFPGSMMSTQPAGFTQPLAFSTQAVSSWSQPASFGPTASQSPGVWAQPAQVTSTSWAQPSSAVNPFQSSVFPPSTLSAQPQSVLPSVSTSSPPQPPPRTAPQKEISKKDSDAFIALDPLGDREMKDVKEMFKDFQLTKPPAVPARRGEQQSLSELPKPVPRQSVLPADSLFESQPKADLFNASPKESQKQPSGPFGDPFGNPFA from the exons ATGTCTACTGAAGCTGAAACTACTACTACTATCAACAGCCAGCCTGAGCAGCAGGCTCCACCAAAAGCACAGccttcaaagaaagaaaaaaagaaag GGCCTGAAAAGACAGATGAATCTCTTTTGGCCAGATTCAAAGGTGATGGTGTAAGATACAAAGCTAAACTGATTGGCATTGATGATGTCCCTGAGGCAAGAGGAGACAAAATGAGTCAGGATTCAATGATGAAGCTGAAG ggAATGGCAGTGGCAGCTCGTTCCCAGGGTCAACACAAGCAGAGGATCTGGGTGAACATCTCTCTCTCTGGTATCAAGATAATAGATGAGAAAACCGGG GTCATAGAGCATGAGCATCCAGTGAACAAAATCTCCTTTATTGCTCGGGATGTAACAGATAATCGTGCCTTTGGCTATATTTGTGGAGGAGAAGGCCAACATCAGTTTTTTGCCATAAAAACAGCACAACAG GCTGAGCCCCTAGTTGTTGACCTTAAGGACCTATTCCAactaatatataatataaagaagagggaagaagaagacaagaagaaG agtGAAGAAGCAAATAAGACTGAG AATGGTAGCGAAGCACTGTCTGCTGATCAAGCTGACAAACTGAAACTG GGAGTTGACCAGATGGACTTGTTTGGGGATATGTCAACACCTCCTGATGTGAGCAGTCCCACG GAAGCTAAAGAGATTCTGTTAGTGGACCTAAACTCTGAAATTGAGACCAAACAGACTTTTACAAAAGAGGATCTCTTCTTGAATGGCATCACAACTTCTCTTCCACAACCAAAGCCACAGCCACCATTCTTGCCAGAAAATTCTTTCTCTACCAGTCTCAGCTTCTTTCCCACACCTAATCCAGACCCTTTCAGTGATGATCCTTTTGCACAGACAGACCAATCTGCACAACCTTCATTTGATTCTCTAAAATCTGCTGatcagaagaaggaaaatctgAGCACCTTGACATCGGTGGGTAATGGTGCTTCAAATGGTGATATTGACTACTTTGGTAAACAGTTTGACCAGATATCTAATAGAACTGGCAAACGAGAAGCACTAACAAGCCAGTGGCCATTTGAGAGTAAGCCACCTGCAGCAAGAACTCCAAATGGGGTACCAGACAGAGAACAGAATGGCTTTCTTAAAGCCCCATCAAACTTCTTTGTGGAAGGTCCTTCCAAAGGAGTAACTCTGCAGAATGGAGTAAAGCTGGATTCTGAAAGCAATATCCAGCTCATGTCACATGAGTCTATAACAATTAGTCCACCACCACAAAGTACCAAgccaggaagaggaaggaggtcTGTCAAG actACATCAAATGACTTGTTTAGCTCGGCCTTGTTTGCACCAACTACGGAGAACCTTGGCTTAACCTCAGTGGCGCAGACAGGACCTGTGCAAACTAATCCACTGGACCTCTTCAAAACAAGTCCTACCACAGCATCTCCATTAGCTGGTCTAG GTGGCTTGCCTGTATCTTCGTCACCATGGAGTACACAGACATCTGCCTTCAACCAGGCTGCATCTGTCTTTCCTGGGTCTATGATGTCTACTCAACCTGCAGGATTTACTCAACCACTTGCCTTCAGCACTCAAGCGGTGTCAAGCTGGAGCCAGCCTGCATCTTTTGGTCCAACAGCCTCTCAGTCCCCTGGTGTCTGGGCACAGCCAGCACAAGTTACATCTACTTCATGGGCACAGCCATCTAGTGCTGTAAATCCATTCCAGAGTAGTGTATTTCCACCTTCAACACTATCTGCTCAGCCCCAGTCTGTACTGCCATCTGTGTCAACAAGTAGCCCACCTCAGCCACCACCTAGAACTGCCCCTCAGAAGGAGATATCCAAGAAAGATAGTGATGCTTTTATTGCTTTGGATCCACTTGGTGATAGAGAGATGAAGGATGTCAAGGAAATGTTCAAAGACTTCCAGCTGACAAAGCCACCTGCAGTACCAGCAAGGAGAGGAGAACAGCAGAGTCTTTCAG AATTACCAAAGCCTGTTCCCCGACAAAGTGTGCTGCCAGCTGATAGCCTGTTTGAAAGTCAACCTAAAGCAGACCTTTTCAATGCCTCACCT aagGAATCTCAGAAACAACCTTCTGGTCCATTTGGTGATCCTTTTGGCAACCCCTTCGCATAG
- the DAB2 gene encoding disabled homolog 2 isoform X2, translating into MSTEAETTTTINSQPEQQAPPKAQPSKKEKKKGPEKTDESLLARFKGDGVRYKAKLIGIDDVPEARGDKMSQDSMMKLKGMAVAARSQGQHKQRIWVNISLSGIKIIDEKTGVIEHEHPVNKISFIARDVTDNRAFGYICGGEGQHQFFAIKTAQQAEPLVVDLKDLFQLIYNIKKREEEDKKKSEEANKTENGSEALSADQADKLKLGVDQMDLFGDMSTPPDVSSPTEAKEILLVDLNSEIETKQTFTKEDLFLNGITTSLPQPKPQPPFLPENSFSTSLSFFPTPNPDPFSDDPFAQTDQSAQPSFDSLKSADQKKENLSTLTSTTSNDLFSSALFAPTTENLGLTSVAQTGPVQTNPLDLFKTSPTTASPLAGLGGLPVSSSPWSTQTSAFNQAASVFPGSMMSTQPAGFTQPLAFSTQAVSSWSQPASFGPTASQSPGVWAQPAQVTSTSWAQPSSAVNPFQSSVFPPSTLSAQPQSVLPSVSTSSPPQPPPRTAPQKEISKKDSDAFIALDPLGDREMKDVKEMFKDFQLTKPPAVPARRGEQQSLSELPKPVPRQSVLPADSLFESQPKADLFNASPKESQKQPSGPFGDPFGNPFA; encoded by the exons ATGTCTACTGAAGCTGAAACTACTACTACTATCAACAGCCAGCCTGAGCAGCAGGCTCCACCAAAAGCACAGccttcaaagaaagaaaaaaagaaag GGCCTGAAAAGACAGATGAATCTCTTTTGGCCAGATTCAAAGGTGATGGTGTAAGATACAAAGCTAAACTGATTGGCATTGATGATGTCCCTGAGGCAAGAGGAGACAAAATGAGTCAGGATTCAATGATGAAGCTGAAG ggAATGGCAGTGGCAGCTCGTTCCCAGGGTCAACACAAGCAGAGGATCTGGGTGAACATCTCTCTCTCTGGTATCAAGATAATAGATGAGAAAACCGGG GTCATAGAGCATGAGCATCCAGTGAACAAAATCTCCTTTATTGCTCGGGATGTAACAGATAATCGTGCCTTTGGCTATATTTGTGGAGGAGAAGGCCAACATCAGTTTTTTGCCATAAAAACAGCACAACAG GCTGAGCCCCTAGTTGTTGACCTTAAGGACCTATTCCAactaatatataatataaagaagagggaagaagaagacaagaagaaG agtGAAGAAGCAAATAAGACTGAG AATGGTAGCGAAGCACTGTCTGCTGATCAAGCTGACAAACTGAAACTG GGAGTTGACCAGATGGACTTGTTTGGGGATATGTCAACACCTCCTGATGTGAGCAGTCCCACG GAAGCTAAAGAGATTCTGTTAGTGGACCTAAACTCTGAAATTGAGACCAAACAGACTTTTACAAAAGAGGATCTCTTCTTGAATGGCATCACAACTTCTCTTCCACAACCAAAGCCACAGCCACCATTCTTGCCAGAAAATTCTTTCTCTACCAGTCTCAGCTTCTTTCCCACACCTAATCCAGACCCTTTCAGTGATGATCCTTTTGCACAGACAGACCAATCTGCACAACCTTCATTTGATTCTCTAAAATCTGCTGatcagaagaaggaaaatctgAGCACCTTGACATCG actACATCAAATGACTTGTTTAGCTCGGCCTTGTTTGCACCAACTACGGAGAACCTTGGCTTAACCTCAGTGGCGCAGACAGGACCTGTGCAAACTAATCCACTGGACCTCTTCAAAACAAGTCCTACCACAGCATCTCCATTAGCTGGTCTAG GTGGCTTGCCTGTATCTTCGTCACCATGGAGTACACAGACATCTGCCTTCAACCAGGCTGCATCTGTCTTTCCTGGGTCTATGATGTCTACTCAACCTGCAGGATTTACTCAACCACTTGCCTTCAGCACTCAAGCGGTGTCAAGCTGGAGCCAGCCTGCATCTTTTGGTCCAACAGCCTCTCAGTCCCCTGGTGTCTGGGCACAGCCAGCACAAGTTACATCTACTTCATGGGCACAGCCATCTAGTGCTGTAAATCCATTCCAGAGTAGTGTATTTCCACCTTCAACACTATCTGCTCAGCCCCAGTCTGTACTGCCATCTGTGTCAACAAGTAGCCCACCTCAGCCACCACCTAGAACTGCCCCTCAGAAGGAGATATCCAAGAAAGATAGTGATGCTTTTATTGCTTTGGATCCACTTGGTGATAGAGAGATGAAGGATGTCAAGGAAATGTTCAAAGACTTCCAGCTGACAAAGCCACCTGCAGTACCAGCAAGGAGAGGAGAACAGCAGAGTCTTTCAG AATTACCAAAGCCTGTTCCCCGACAAAGTGTGCTGCCAGCTGATAGCCTGTTTGAAAGTCAACCTAAAGCAGACCTTTTCAATGCCTCACCT aagGAATCTCAGAAACAACCTTCTGGTCCATTTGGTGATCCTTTTGGCAACCCCTTCGCATAG